A stretch of the Microcebus murinus isolate Inina chromosome 6, M.murinus_Inina_mat1.0, whole genome shotgun sequence genome encodes the following:
- the LOC142871535 gene encoding olfactory receptor 4S2-like encodes MHKDCWEFLPLGGQEHRKLLQTNIRSHGTASPSTGPAWGPMEVANNVTEFIFLGLSEDPGMQLMFFALFLLFYMVIMVGNLLILLTVFFDSQLHTPMYFFLSNLSFVDIAYSSATAPKMIADFVSEKKTISYWGCITQMFTFHFFGCAEIFVLTVMAFDRYAAICQPLRYTTIMSASACAVLLSLSWLGALGHSFVQTLLTFQLPFCNAQVIDHYFCDVHPVLKLACADTTLVNMLVVANSGLISLGCFLIILASYTVILFSLRKRSAESRRKALSTCGSHLTVVTFFFVPCVFIYLRPSTTFPLDKVVSVFYTTIAPMLNPLIYTLRNQDVKNAMKRQWSRKFSSKEKQKG; translated from the exons ATGCATAAAGATTGCTGGGAGTTTCTTCCTCTTGGTGGCCAGGAGCATAGGAAACTTTTGCAGACCAACATCAGAAGCCATGGCACGGCT AGTCCATCCACCGGTCCTGCCTGGGGCCCCATGGAAGTGGCCAACAATGTCACCGAGTTTATATTTCTGGGACTTTCCGAAGATCCTGGAATGCAATTGATGTTCTTTGCCTTATTTCTCCTCTTCTACATGGTGATTATGGTGGGAAATTTGCTCATATTGCTTACGGTCTTTTTTGATTCCCAGCTCCACACACCCATGTATTTCTTCCTCAGTAACCTGTCTTTTGTAGACATTGCCTATTCCTCAGCCACAGCACCCAAGATGATTGCAGACTTTGTGTCTGAGAAAAAGACTATTTCCTACTGGGGCTGTATAACTCAGATGTTTACCTTCCACTTTTTTGGTTGtgctgagatttttgttttgactGTCATGGCTTTCGATCGTTATGCCGCTATCTGCCAGCCCCTCCGTTACACTACCATCATGAGTGCCAGCGCTTGTGCTGTGCTGTTGTCACTGTCCTGGCTGGGGGCCCTGGGTCATTCCTTTGTTCAAACCCTCCTGACCTTCCAGCTGCCCTTCTGCAATGCTCAGGTCATAGACCACTACTTTTGTGACGTCCACCCAGTCCTAAAACTTGCCTGTGCTGATACAACCCTGGTAAATATGCTGGTGGTTGCCAACAGTGGACTCATCTCCCTGGGGTGTTTCCTTATCATTCTGGCTTCCTACACAGTCATTCTGTTTAGTCTTCGAAAACGGTCTGCAGAGAGCCGGCGCAAAGCTCTCTCTACCTGTGGATCTCATCTGACGGTAGTAACTTTCTTCTTTGTGCCTTGTGTCTTTATTTATCTCCGTCCATCCACTACTTTCCCACTGGATAAGGTGGTGTCTGTGTTCTACACCACCATCGCTCCCATGTTAAACCCACTCATCTATACTCTGAGGAACCAGGATGTCAAGAACGCTATGAAGCGACAATGGAGTCGCAAGTTCTCCTCGAAGGAAAAGCAGAAGGGATAG
- the LOC105864761 gene encoding LOW QUALITY PROTEIN: olfactory receptor 4Q3 (The sequence of the model RefSeq protein was modified relative to this genomic sequence to represent the inferred CDS: inserted 1 base in 1 codon): protein MKKENDSKVTEFVLLGLSSSWDLQLFLFLIFLLFYIAVVLGNLLILITVRADAGLLQSPMYYFLGHLSFIDLCLSCVTVPKMLGDFLQQGKTISYSGCLAQIYFLHFLGASEMFLLTVMAYDRYVAICNPLHYLTVMNRQLCLQLVFACWCGGFIHSITQVILIIQLPFCGPNELDNFYCDVPQVIKLACMDTYVVEVLMVANSGLLSLVCFLVLLFSYAVILTTLRTHLHQGQSKALSTCASHLMVVSLIFVPCVFIYLRPFCSFSVDKIFSVFYTVITPMLNPLIYTLRNADMKTAMKKQRXKVCGILLLC from the exons atgaaaaaagaaaatgattctaaGGTGACAGAATTTGTTCTTCTGGGCCTATCATCCTCCTGGGATCTGCagctctttctcttcttaatatttttgttgttttacattGCTGTTGTCCTGGGAAACCTCTTAATATTGATAACTGTGCGAGCTGATGCTGGCCTGCTCCAATCTCCTATGTACTATTTTTTGGGCCATCTCTCCTTCATTGACCTATGCTTGAGTTGCGTGACTGTGCCTAAGATGTTAGGGGATTTCCTACAGCAGGGCAAGACCATCTCTTATTCAGGATGCCTGGCCCAGATCTACTTCCTCCACTTTCTGGGAGCCAGTGAGATGTTTCTGCTGACAGTCATGGCCTATGACAGGTATGTCGCCATATGTAACCCTTTGCACTACCTGACAGTCATGAACCGCCAGCTATGCCTTCAGTTGGTTTTTGCCTGCTGGTGTGGGGGTTTCATCCACTCTATCACACAGGTTATACTTATCATCCAGCTGCCCTTCTGTGGCCCCAACGAACTGGATAACTTCTACTGTGATGTCCCACAGGTCATCAAGCTGGCCTGCATGGACACCTATGTAGTAGAAGTGCTGATGGTTGCCAACAGTGGTCTGCTGTCTCTTGTTTGCTTCTTGGTATTGCTGTTCTCATATGCTGTCATCCTGACCACCCTGAGAACTCACCTCCACCAGGGCCAGAGCAAGGCCCTCTCTACCTGTGCCTCCCACCTGATGGTGGTCAGCCTGATCTTTGTGCCTTGTGTATTCATCTACTTGAGGCCTTTCTGCAGCTTCTCTGTGGATAAGATATTCTCTGTGTTTTACACCGTGATCACACCTATGTTGAACCCCCTCATCTATACACTCAGAAATGCTGACATGAAGACAGCtatgaagaagcaga aaaaagtaTGTGGCATTCTGCTGCTTTGTTAA